Genomic window (Candidatus Tanganyikabacteria bacterium):
ACGCTTTCGCTGAGTTGGCTTGCTATGCGACTCCATGCCATCGAGGTTCGCACGCCTGCTTCCTCCACGAAACCCGGAGCGAACTTAAGGCTCGCGGTACTAGCGCACGTGAGCCAACAGGGCGTTCAGGTCGCAGCGCCCCTCGGGCGCGTCGACCGGCGCCCACAGATCGCCGACGGCGCGGATCCGGCCGGGCAGCGTCTCCATCCGGAATGCTTCCGGGTTGACGCCGCTGCGCACCTCGCTCCAGGTGACGGGCGCCGACACGGCGGCCGACGCGACCGGACGCACCGAGTACACCGAGGCGAGCGTGCGGCCCCACGAGTTCTGGTTGTAGTCCACGTGCACGCGGCTCCGGGGCCGCTTGCGGACGGCGTACTCGGCGGTCAGCAGCGCCGGGTTGCGCCGCACGAGGCCGTGAGCGAACGCCTTCGCGAACATCCAGACCTCCTCCTGAGTGGGCCTGCGGACTATCGGCACGTAGACGTGGATGCCGCGGCTGCCGGTGGTCTTCGGAAAGGAGCGCAGGCCGAGGGCAGCCAGGCCCTCGCGCACGAGGAGCGCCGCCTCCCGGATGTGGCCGAAGGTGGCGCCCTCGGTGGGATCCAGGTCGAAGTGGAGGTAGTCGGGCAGCCTGATCCCGTCGCAGCGCCCGTAAGACGGGTTGAGGTCGACGCAGCCGAGGTTGACGACCCACAGCAGGCCCGGTAGGTCGTCCACGATGGGCATCACCAGCGGTTCGGCCTCGTCCGACGGCACCTCGCAGCGTGGGAGCCACGGGGGAGCCTCCGGCGGCAGGCGCTTCATGAAGAAGTAGTCGCCGGAGACGCCGTCCGGATACCGCTTCATGGTCATCGCTCGCCGCCGCACGTGGGGCAGGAGCACCGGCGCGAGCGTCGCGTAGTAGCGGAGCAAGTCGCCCTTCGTGCGAAGCGCCGCGGGCCAGAAAACCTTCCGGAGGTTCGTGAGCGTCACCTGGCGGTCGCCGAAGGCCAGCACTACCTGGTCCTTGTCAG
Coding sequences:
- the ligD gene encoding non-homologous end-joining DNA ligase, with the protein product MSLIPPDKDQVVLAFGDRQVTLTNLRKVFWPAALRTKGDLLRYYATLAPVLLPHVRRRAMTMKRYPDGVSGDYFFMKRLPPEAPPWLPRCEVPSDEAEPLVMPIVDDLPGLLWVVNLGCVDLNPSYGRCDGIRLPDYLHFDLDPTEGATFGHIREAALLVREGLAALGLRSFPKTTGSRGIHVYVPIVRRPTQEEVWMFAKAFAHGLVRRNPALLTAEYAVRKRPRSRVHVDYNQNSWGRTLASVYSVRPVASAAVSAPVTWSEVRSGVNPEAFRMETLPGRIRAVGDLWAPVDAPEGRCDLNALLAHVR